A single Corynebacterium resistens DSM 45100 DNA region contains:
- a CDS encoding NADPH-dependent 2,4-dienoyl-CoA reductase, giving the protein MTDSASSPTASQPTSAPLGTPSFSDANGHSDYATMLSPITVGKREFRNRVIMGSMHTGLEDSLDDIPKLAAYFKERAEGGVAAVVTGGYPPTMEGNLTPFGQPFNTPEIAEAHKEVTQAVHEGGALAILQLLHSGRYGYHPMALSASDSQSPISPFPARAMTVEEIETTIAAYATAAKYAAEAGYDGVQVMGSEGYLINQFLAARTNQRTDDWGGSAENRQRFPIEIIKAIRAAVPEDFVIDYRISVLDLVEGGQTQEEILQLATQLEAAGVDLFSSGIGWHEAQVPTIVTSVPRGAFAWATKVLRDHVNVPVVASNRINDPEVAEKVLTGGWDEGDGTPADGPQADLVSMARPLLADPELVNRAARGLAKEINICIACNQACLDHTFSNERATCLVNPRAGYETELVLKPAEGTKRVGVIGGGVAGLFAAEALAQRGHDVTVFEGSNEVGGQFRLAMRVPGKEEFVHSLTAVQERLSSLKVDIHTGEFRTPEQLLDEGFEEVIVATGVEPRIPDFPGVSEGLAGKIDGVQVITYPELISGKKKAGKFVAVIGAGGIGFDVAEFLLEDRGGEPQSLANWKKQWGVTTDNETAGNLTQPQPDRPHRQIVMLQRKTSKLGKGLGKTTGWVHRASVAMGGALQVAGVTYENITADGLHITISAEDERAIKVAQRAGLTLPEADGNGRIALTLPVDSVVLCTGQESVRPGDKDWTGEEHTNVHIVGGADVAAELDAKRAIRQAVQVAAKI; this is encoded by the coding sequence ATGACTGATTCTGCAAGCTCCCCCACCGCCTCGCAGCCTACCTCGGCCCCTCTTGGCACACCTTCTTTTTCCGACGCCAACGGCCACTCCGACTACGCCACCATGTTGTCTCCCATCACGGTTGGCAAACGCGAGTTCCGCAACCGCGTGATCATGGGTTCGATGCACACGGGCCTCGAGGATTCGCTGGACGATATCCCTAAACTCGCCGCGTACTTCAAGGAGCGCGCCGAAGGCGGTGTGGCCGCCGTCGTGACCGGCGGATACCCCCCAACCATGGAAGGCAACCTCACTCCGTTCGGCCAGCCTTTCAACACTCCAGAGATCGCCGAAGCTCACAAGGAAGTCACCCAAGCCGTGCACGAAGGCGGGGCTTTGGCGATCCTGCAACTGCTCCATTCTGGGCGCTATGGCTATCACCCAATGGCCTTGAGCGCCTCCGATTCCCAATCCCCCATCAGCCCTTTCCCGGCTCGCGCTATGACGGTGGAGGAAATCGAGACCACGATCGCGGCTTACGCCACTGCCGCAAAGTACGCTGCTGAAGCCGGCTATGACGGCGTACAGGTTATGGGTTCTGAGGGGTACCTGATCAACCAGTTCTTGGCGGCGCGCACCAACCAACGCACTGATGATTGGGGTGGCTCCGCGGAAAACCGGCAGCGCTTCCCTATCGAGATCATCAAAGCCATTCGGGCAGCGGTCCCCGAAGATTTCGTCATTGACTACCGCATCAGCGTTCTGGACTTGGTGGAGGGTGGGCAGACTCAGGAGGAGATTTTGCAGCTGGCTACCCAGCTGGAGGCAGCTGGAGTGGACCTGTTCAGCTCTGGAATCGGCTGGCACGAGGCGCAGGTCCCCACAATCGTGACATCTGTTCCTCGCGGCGCGTTCGCGTGGGCCACCAAGGTGCTGCGGGATCATGTGAATGTGCCTGTCGTGGCGTCGAACCGAATCAACGACCCAGAGGTTGCCGAGAAAGTCCTGACTGGGGGTTGGGATGAGGGCGACGGCACCCCAGCGGACGGCCCGCAAGCCGACTTGGTCTCCATGGCTCGCCCGCTGTTGGCGGATCCGGAGCTGGTCAATCGAGCTGCGCGGGGCTTGGCGAAGGAAATCAACATCTGTATCGCCTGCAACCAAGCGTGTTTGGATCACACTTTCAGCAACGAGCGGGCAACGTGCTTGGTCAACCCACGTGCGGGATACGAAACAGAATTGGTGCTCAAGCCTGCTGAGGGCACGAAGCGAGTCGGCGTGATCGGTGGTGGCGTGGCTGGGTTGTTTGCCGCAGAGGCGTTGGCGCAACGTGGTCATGATGTCACCGTTTTCGAAGGCTCCAATGAGGTTGGTGGACAATTCCGCCTCGCGATGCGAGTGCCTGGCAAGGAAGAGTTCGTTCACTCCCTCACCGCGGTGCAGGAACGTTTGAGCAGTCTGAAGGTGGATATCCACACAGGGGAATTCCGCACCCCCGAACAGCTTCTCGATGAAGGTTTCGAGGAAGTCATTGTGGCCACCGGTGTGGAACCGCGAATCCCTGACTTCCCCGGCGTTTCCGAAGGTTTAGCTGGAAAGATCGACGGCGTTCAGGTCATCACCTACCCAGAGCTGATTTCCGGGAAGAAGAAAGCTGGAAAATTCGTGGCGGTCATCGGTGCCGGTGGAATCGGCTTCGACGTGGCCGAGTTCCTGCTCGAAGACCGCGGCGGGGAACCACAGAGCCTTGCCAACTGGAAGAAACAGTGGGGTGTCACCACTGATAACGAGACCGCAGGTAACCTGACCCAGCCACAACCGGATCGCCCGCACCGTCAGATCGTCATGCTTCAGCGCAAAACTTCCAAGCTGGGCAAGGGCCTAGGGAAGACCACGGGCTGGGTACACCGCGCCAGTGTCGCGATGGGTGGAGCCTTGCAGGTCGCCGGCGTGACGTACGAAAACATCACGGCGGACGGCTTGCACATCACAATCAGCGCCGAGGACGAGCGTGCCATAAAGGTGGCTCAACGCGCTGGCCTCACCCTTCCTGAAGCTGACGGCAACGGCCGAATCGCGCTGACCTTGCCGGTGGATTCTGTTGTACTGTGCACTGGCCAGGAATCCGTCCGCCCCGGCGATAAGGATTGGACTGGCGAGGAGCACACGAATGTGCACATTGTTGGTGGCGCAGATGTTGCCGCAGAGCTCGATGCAAAGCGCGCTATCCGCCAAGCCGTGCAGGTAGCCGCAAAGATCTAG
- the gltB gene encoding glutamate synthase large subunit, producing the protein MNNYPARQGLYDPQFEHDACGVAFVADMHGRPTRDIVEKGIQALVNLDHRGAAGAEKNTGDGAGILIQVPDRFYREELGSKGVELPPAGEYATGIAFLPASRMAALDAMRAVERIIEEEGLQFIAWRDVATDNSSLGAIARDAEPIFQQLFLSGSDAHGNPLSGLELDRRVWFVRKRAERELGSHGAGAGTGSETVYFPSLSSRTMVYKGMLTTPQLREFYLDLQDERVESALAIVHSRFSTNTFPSWPLAHPYRMLAHNGEINTVRGNENWMRARESQIRSEILGDLDRVLPICDPSGSDTGRFDEALELLHLGGRSLPHAVLMMVPQAWERDENIDPEVRAFFEYHSTFMEAWDGPAALAFTDGTVIGSVLDRNGLRPGRIWITKDGLVVMASEAGVLDIPDEDIVKRTRVEPGRMFLVDTSRGCVVSDEEIKQQLAAQPYTQWVEEQLVRATDLPQAETIDMNHERTVLRQRVFGYTEEDVETLIRPMAGAGAEAIGSMGTDTPIAALSNRPRMLYDFFSQRFAQVTNPPLDSIREKMVTSLFTHLGAQADVLNPTPEAAHRIHLDTPVLDNQQLANIVGAANSGEGKFGAFKAATVSGLYPVAHGGAGLRQAIDRVRKQVTQAIEEGHTVIVLSDRESDERYAPIPSLLLTSAVHQYLVKEKTRTQASLVIESGDCREVHHLAMLVSFGADAVNPYMALQTIADLADQGRIGDVSVTEGEANFIKAMGTGLQKVMSKMGIATVASYRGAQLADSIGLNHYLLNEYFTGAFSPIEGIGLDEIAADVAARHRSAFLPRPEEQAHRELEIGGEYKWRREGEYHLFNPETVFKLQHATRTGQYRIFKEYTDRVNNQSERLATLRGLFRFSSDRPSIPIEEVEPVSEIVKRFSTGAMSYGSISAEAHETLAIAMNRLKGMSNSGEGGEDPARFEKEPNGDWKRSAIKQVASGRFGVTSHYLNNCTDIQIKMAQGAKPGEGGQLPPNKVYPWIAEVRVTTPGVGLISPPPHHDIYSIEDLAQLIHDLKNANPDARIHVKLVAEQGVGTVAAGVSKAHADVVLISGHDGGTGASPLTSLKHAGGPWELGLAETQQTLLMNGLRDRITVQCDGQLKTGRDVVVAALLGAEEFGFATAPLVVSGCIMMRVCHLDTCPVGVATQNPELRKRYTGQAEHVVNFFKFIAEEVREYLAELGFRSIEEAVGHSECLTGGSMDIEHKTAGQLNLSRIFERPESPFMHQDLHCTKQQDHSLDKALDNQIRQDAEDTIRRAAAGEDVSIDLAYPITNVNRTVGTMTGSMISRVAGRDGLPLNTVNLEFTGSAGNSFGAFTTHGMTLTLKGDANDYVGKGLSGARIIIRPSDNDQAEDLSNDVIAGNVLGFGGIHGEMFIRGSVGERFCVRNSGVTAVVEGIGNHGCEYMTGGRVIVLGKVGNNFAAGMSGGIAYLLDDGTGVENRINPELVEVEKVTDEEELQWLEETIATHKELTGSTVEVNPADLIKVMPRDYARVLATIERAEAAGLDRDGIAAAIMEEVK; encoded by the coding sequence ATGAATAACTACCCTGCACGCCAGGGTCTTTATGACCCGCAATTTGAGCACGATGCATGCGGTGTGGCGTTCGTCGCCGATATGCATGGCCGCCCGACCCGCGACATTGTGGAAAAAGGTATCCAAGCGCTGGTCAACTTGGATCACCGTGGCGCCGCCGGTGCAGAGAAGAACACCGGTGATGGCGCTGGCATTCTTATCCAGGTGCCAGACCGCTTCTACCGCGAAGAGCTGGGATCCAAGGGAGTGGAACTGCCTCCGGCTGGTGAGTACGCCACCGGCATCGCATTTCTGCCTGCCTCACGCATGGCCGCGCTTGATGCAATGCGTGCCGTGGAGCGCATCATCGAAGAAGAAGGACTGCAGTTCATCGCCTGGCGCGATGTCGCAACCGACAATTCCTCCCTCGGTGCCATCGCTCGCGATGCCGAACCTATCTTCCAGCAGCTCTTTCTTTCTGGTTCTGACGCCCACGGCAACCCCTTGAGCGGACTTGAGCTGGACCGGCGCGTCTGGTTCGTACGCAAGCGTGCCGAACGCGAACTCGGCAGCCATGGCGCTGGGGCGGGAACTGGCAGCGAGACGGTCTACTTCCCCTCGTTATCGAGCCGCACCATGGTGTACAAGGGCATGCTGACCACGCCGCAGCTGCGCGAGTTCTACCTCGATCTGCAAGACGAGCGCGTGGAATCCGCACTGGCGATTGTGCACTCGCGTTTCTCCACTAATACGTTCCCAAGCTGGCCACTGGCTCACCCGTACCGCATGCTGGCGCACAACGGTGAAATTAACACCGTCCGCGGTAACGAAAACTGGATGCGCGCACGTGAATCGCAGATTCGTTCCGAGATCCTTGGAGACTTGGATCGAGTGCTTCCGATCTGCGACCCATCCGGTTCGGATACCGGTCGCTTCGATGAAGCACTTGAGCTGCTGCATCTCGGCGGGCGTAGCTTGCCCCACGCGGTGCTGATGATGGTGCCGCAAGCGTGGGAGCGCGACGAGAACATCGATCCCGAAGTGCGCGCGTTTTTCGAATACCACTCGACCTTCATGGAAGCGTGGGACGGCCCTGCCGCATTGGCATTCACCGATGGCACTGTGATTGGTTCCGTCCTAGACCGCAATGGCTTGCGCCCTGGAAGAATCTGGATCACCAAGGACGGCCTTGTTGTGATGGCTTCCGAGGCTGGTGTGCTGGACATTCCCGACGAAGATATCGTGAAGCGCACTCGTGTGGAACCGGGCCGGATGTTCTTGGTTGATACCTCCCGTGGCTGTGTTGTCAGCGATGAAGAAATTAAGCAGCAATTGGCGGCGCAGCCCTACACACAGTGGGTGGAGGAGCAGCTGGTGCGGGCCACCGATCTGCCCCAAGCCGAAACCATCGACATGAATCACGAGCGCACCGTATTGCGCCAGCGTGTGTTTGGTTACACCGAAGAAGACGTGGAAACACTGATTCGCCCCATGGCAGGAGCTGGTGCCGAGGCAATCGGATCCATGGGCACCGATACCCCCATCGCGGCGCTATCCAACCGTCCGCGCATGTTGTATGACTTCTTCTCCCAGCGCTTTGCGCAGGTGACGAACCCACCGTTGGACTCCATCCGCGAGAAGATGGTGACCAGCTTGTTTACCCACTTGGGTGCTCAGGCAGATGTGTTGAACCCCACCCCGGAAGCCGCGCACCGAATCCACTTGGACACCCCGGTTCTGGATAACCAGCAGTTGGCGAACATTGTCGGTGCAGCTAACAGTGGCGAAGGGAAGTTCGGGGCGTTCAAGGCAGCTACCGTCTCGGGTCTTTACCCCGTGGCTCACGGCGGTGCGGGGTTGCGCCAAGCGATCGACCGCGTTCGCAAGCAGGTGACCCAAGCTATCGAGGAAGGTCACACCGTCATTGTCTTGTCTGACCGCGAGTCGGACGAACGGTATGCGCCAATTCCATCGCTGCTGCTCACTTCTGCTGTGCACCAGTACCTCGTGAAGGAAAAGACCCGCACCCAGGCTTCTCTAGTCATCGAGTCCGGCGACTGCCGCGAGGTACATCACCTCGCCATGTTGGTGAGCTTTGGTGCCGACGCCGTCAACCCCTACATGGCGCTGCAAACAATTGCAGACCTTGCCGATCAAGGGCGCATTGGCGATGTATCCGTTACTGAGGGCGAAGCAAACTTCATCAAGGCGATGGGTACTGGCCTGCAGAAAGTGATGTCAAAGATGGGCATCGCTACCGTCGCTTCTTACCGTGGTGCGCAGCTGGCTGATTCCATCGGTCTGAATCACTATCTGCTCAATGAGTACTTCACGGGTGCGTTTAGCCCTATTGAGGGCATCGGCTTGGATGAAATCGCCGCTGATGTCGCTGCCCGCCATCGCAGTGCGTTCTTGCCTCGCCCAGAGGAACAAGCTCACCGCGAATTGGAGATCGGTGGTGAGTACAAGTGGCGCCGTGAGGGTGAATACCACCTGTTCAACCCAGAGACGGTATTCAAACTTCAGCACGCCACACGTACTGGCCAGTATCGCATCTTCAAGGAGTACACCGACCGGGTCAATAACCAGTCCGAGCGCCTAGCTACGCTGCGCGGATTGTTCCGATTCTCCAGTGATCGCCCTTCAATCCCCATTGAGGAAGTCGAGCCAGTTAGCGAGATCGTGAAGCGATTCTCCACCGGTGCGATGTCCTACGGCTCGATTTCCGCGGAAGCGCACGAGACACTGGCTATCGCCATGAATCGCCTGAAAGGCATGTCCAATTCCGGCGAGGGTGGCGAGGACCCTGCGCGTTTCGAAAAGGAACCAAACGGTGATTGGAAGCGTTCTGCCATCAAGCAGGTGGCATCTGGTCGTTTCGGTGTGACGAGCCACTACCTGAATAACTGCACGGATATTCAGATCAAGATGGCCCAAGGCGCTAAGCCCGGCGAAGGTGGACAGCTGCCTCCGAACAAGGTTTATCCATGGATCGCTGAAGTCCGTGTGACGACCCCGGGCGTGGGCTTGATTTCACCGCCACCGCACCACGACATCTATTCCATTGAGGACTTGGCACAGCTCATTCACGATCTGAAGAATGCCAACCCGGATGCCCGCATCCACGTCAAGCTGGTGGCGGAGCAAGGAGTGGGTACCGTGGCTGCCGGTGTGTCCAAGGCACACGCGGATGTCGTGCTGATCTCCGGTCACGACGGTGGTACCGGTGCTTCCCCACTGACTTCTCTCAAGCACGCAGGTGGACCGTGGGAACTGGGTCTTGCGGAAACTCAGCAGACCTTGTTGATGAATGGTTTGCGTGATCGCATCACCGTGCAGTGCGATGGCCAGCTCAAGACTGGTCGTGATGTTGTTGTAGCCGCCCTACTGGGTGCTGAAGAGTTCGGCTTCGCCACCGCGCCACTGGTGGTTTCCGGATGCATCATGATGCGCGTCTGCCACTTGGATACCTGCCCGGTCGGTGTGGCTACCCAGAACCCTGAGCTGCGTAAGCGCTACACAGGACAAGCAGAGCACGTGGTCAACTTCTTTAAGTTCATTGCTGAGGAAGTGCGTGAGTACCTGGCTGAACTCGGGTTCCGCAGCATCGAAGAGGCAGTGGGCCATTCCGAGTGTCTCACGGGCGGTTCCATGGACATCGAGCACAAGACCGCCGGCCAGCTGAACCTGAGCCGCATCTTCGAACGTCCCGAAAGCCCGTTCATGCATCAAGACCTGCACTGCACGAAACAGCAGGATCACTCCTTGGACAAGGCGCTGGATAATCAAATCCGCCAAGATGCGGAAGACACGATTCGCCGCGCCGCTGCGGGTGAGGATGTCTCCATCGACCTCGCTTATCCCATCACTAACGTCAACCGCACTGTCGGCACCATGACCGGTTCCATGATTTCTCGCGTTGCCGGCCGCGATGGATTGCCATTGAATACCGTGAACCTCGAGTTCACGGGTTCCGCCGGTAACTCCTTCGGTGCGTTCACCACCCACGGTATGACGTTGACGTTGAAGGGCGATGCTAATGACTACGTGGGCAAGGGACTATCAGGTGCCCGCATCATCATCCGCCCATCCGACAATGACCAAGCCGAGGACCTTTCCAACGATGTCATCGCCGGAAACGTTTTGGGCTTCGGTGGTATCCACGGCGAGATGTTCATCCGCGGATCCGTCGGAGAGCGCTTCTGTGTGCGTAACTCCGGTGTCACCGCAGTCGTGGAAGGCATCGGAAACCACGGTTGCGAATACATGACCGGTGGGCGTGTGATCGTCCTGGGCAAGGTAGGCAACAACTTCGCCGCGGGCATGTCAGGAGGTATTGCGTACCTCCTTGACGATGGAACCGGCGTCGAAAACCGAATCAACCCAGAGCTCGTCGAAGTCGAAAAGGTAACCGACGAAGAAGAACTGCAATGGCTAGAAGAAACCATTGCCACGCACAAGGAGCTCACGGGCTCTACCGTTGAGGTCAACCCTGCGGACCTCATCAAGGTCATGCCACGCGACTATGCCCGCGTGCTGGCCACCATCGAGCGAGCCGAAGCCGCCGGCTTAGACCGCGACGGCATCGCCGCTGCCATCATGGAGGAAGTGAAGTAA
- a CDS encoding glutamate synthase subunit beta, whose amino-acid sequence MADPQGFLKYRREGAATRPVPLRLLDWNEVYEEFSDEKVQTQARRCMDCGIPFCHDGCPLGNIIPEWNDLVRQGRWREAYDRLHATNNFPEFTGRLCPAPCEGACVLGIGDDPVNIKTVELTIVEHAWKEGWVQPVKPTFFTGQKVAVVGSGPAGMAAAQQLTRAGHAVTVFERADRIGGLMRYGVPEFKMEKKWIDRRIEQMEAEGTVFKTNVSPTGEDLKGFDAIILAIGSTVGRDLPVPGRELEGVYQAMEYLPPANRVGYGDIETSPIDAKDKHVVIIGGGDTGTDCFGTALRQGAKSVHQFDIMPKPPKTRAASTPWPTYPLKLRLASAHEEGEYAVTGEETQELVEKLGLDTREVGSVLGKRGWQVNTVELTGTDGKVSGLKGAECRFGENGLENVPGTDFEMDADLVLLAMGFVSVEESPVVRDLGLEIDGRGRLVRDGQYRAKASAPEFADVPVFVAGDAGRGQSLIVWGISEGRSAAAEADRELMGETALPRPINPTDLAMRA is encoded by the coding sequence ATGGCTGATCCACAAGGATTTTTGAAGTACCGCCGTGAAGGCGCCGCGACCCGCCCAGTTCCTCTGCGCCTGTTGGACTGGAATGAGGTCTACGAAGAATTCTCTGATGAGAAAGTCCAAACCCAAGCTCGCCGTTGTATGGACTGCGGTATTCCGTTTTGCCACGATGGCTGCCCGCTGGGCAACATCATTCCGGAGTGGAACGACCTGGTTCGCCAAGGTCGCTGGCGCGAAGCCTACGATCGCCTGCACGCCACCAATAACTTCCCGGAGTTCACTGGCCGGTTGTGCCCAGCCCCGTGCGAAGGCGCTTGTGTGCTGGGTATCGGCGATGATCCAGTGAACATCAAAACCGTTGAGCTGACCATCGTGGAGCATGCGTGGAAGGAAGGTTGGGTTCAACCTGTTAAGCCCACGTTCTTCACCGGTCAGAAAGTTGCCGTCGTAGGTTCTGGACCTGCGGGAATGGCAGCGGCTCAGCAATTGACTCGCGCCGGGCATGCCGTCACCGTTTTCGAGCGCGCCGATCGCATCGGTGGTTTGATGCGCTATGGTGTGCCGGAATTCAAGATGGAAAAGAAGTGGATCGACCGGCGCATTGAGCAGATGGAGGCCGAAGGCACGGTCTTCAAGACCAATGTCAGCCCCACCGGCGAGGACCTCAAGGGTTTTGACGCCATCATCCTCGCCATCGGTTCCACCGTTGGTCGCGATCTTCCGGTTCCTGGCCGTGAACTGGAAGGTGTCTATCAAGCGATGGAGTACCTTCCACCTGCGAACCGCGTGGGGTATGGCGATATTGAAACTTCCCCGATCGATGCGAAAGACAAGCACGTCGTCATCATCGGTGGTGGTGATACAGGTACTGACTGCTTCGGTACTGCGTTACGCCAGGGTGCGAAGTCTGTGCACCAGTTCGACATTATGCCGAAGCCTCCGAAGACCCGTGCGGCTTCTACACCGTGGCCAACCTATCCGCTGAAGCTGCGTTTGGCTTCTGCACACGAGGAAGGCGAGTACGCGGTGACCGGCGAAGAAACCCAAGAACTCGTGGAGAAGCTTGGCTTAGATACTCGCGAGGTCGGTAGCGTGTTGGGTAAGCGCGGTTGGCAAGTAAACACCGTGGAACTGACGGGGACTGATGGCAAAGTTTCCGGTTTGAAGGGTGCTGAATGCCGCTTTGGGGAGAACGGCTTGGAGAACGTGCCGGGCACCGACTTTGAGATGGACGCAGATTTGGTGCTGCTGGCCATGGGCTTTGTTTCTGTGGAAGAGTCACCAGTTGTTCGCGATTTGGGCTTGGAGATTGATGGTCGTGGACGGTTGGTCCGCGACGGGCAATACCGCGCCAAGGCCAGTGCTCCGGAATTCGCCGACGTGCCAGTATTCGTTGCCGGCGATGCTGGCCGTGGGCAGTCGCTGATCGTGTGGGGAATTTCGGAGGGGCGTTCTGCTGCTGCGGAGGCCGACCGCGAATTGATGGGCGAAACCGCTTTGCCGCGGCCGATTAACCCCACGGATCTAGCTATGCGCGCCTAG
- a CDS encoding LysE family translocator produces MTVGAYLGLLGAWVTAIATPGPDTVQLLRLGARSRRNAMAAALGMCVGNAIWPIVTMAGLAALLKAFPWVLTVMYCAGGLFLLIMGVSALRGGIVDLRTRALMPIPGRTERNVGAHSEASNQEEAMNAANQPARKTLVKQLSDFQAWRLGLASNLSNPKALLFFAAVFAQFLPTGLAWSERLLVLVMMTSVCAAWFFTLAWAVSQPGWAEKLRVANPWIEVVAGTLFCLLGGFLLYQAAIDIF; encoded by the coding sequence ATGACTGTTGGTGCATATCTTGGACTTCTAGGGGCGTGGGTTACCGCTATTGCAACACCCGGTCCGGATACCGTGCAGCTGCTTCGGCTGGGTGCACGGTCACGCCGCAATGCCATGGCGGCTGCACTGGGCATGTGCGTGGGGAACGCCATTTGGCCGATTGTGACCATGGCGGGATTAGCGGCTCTGCTCAAGGCATTCCCGTGGGTTCTAACTGTGATGTACTGCGCAGGCGGGTTGTTCTTGTTGATTATGGGTGTATCCGCATTGCGCGGCGGCATCGTTGACCTGCGCACTCGCGCCCTCATGCCAATCCCGGGGCGAACCGAGCGAAACGTGGGCGCGCACAGCGAGGCGTCGAATCAAGAAGAAGCTATGAACGCCGCCAATCAACCCGCGCGAAAAACTCTCGTCAAGCAGCTCTCGGACTTCCAGGCGTGGCGGCTGGGGTTGGCGTCTAACCTTTCGAATCCAAAGGCGCTGTTGTTCTTCGCAGCGGTGTTTGCACAGTTTCTACCAACTGGGCTGGCATGGTCCGAGCGACTGCTAGTGCTGGTGATGATGACCTCGGTGTGCGCTGCATGGTTCTTCACCTTGGCATGGGCTGTATCGCAGCCTGGCTGGGCTGAGAAATTGCGCGTTGCGAACCCATGGATCGAAGTCGTCGCAGGCACCCTGTTCTGCCTGCTTGGTGGATTCTTGCTGTACCAAGCGGCGATCGACATCTTCTAG
- a CDS encoding RNA-binding S4 domain-containing protein has protein sequence MQIPDIPIRDEIRLGQFLKYANLVETGGIAKELIRTEMVQVNGAVDTRRGKVLRPGDEVTILDEDGAIITGARVVECPENAACANDSANADPNGPDPDDELGEYFDEATADDDFDPEKWRNM, from the coding sequence ATGCAGATTCCTGACATTCCCATTCGCGATGAAATCCGTCTGGGGCAGTTTTTGAAGTACGCCAACTTGGTGGAGACCGGCGGTATCGCCAAGGAACTCATTCGCACCGAGATGGTGCAGGTCAATGGTGCCGTGGACACGCGCCGTGGCAAAGTCTTGCGCCCCGGTGATGAAGTCACGATCCTTGATGAGGACGGTGCGATCATCACCGGCGCCCGCGTGGTGGAATGCCCCGAGAACGCGGCTTGTGCGAATGATTCTGCGAATGCAGACCCGAACGGGCCCGATCCTGATGATGAACTCGGCGAATACTTCGATGAAGCTACCGCTGATGACGATTTTGACCCCGAAAAGTGGAGGAACATGTAA
- a CDS encoding VOC family protein, whose protein sequence is MPAIIAHPGMPLWIDLATTDIAAARKFYGELLGWEFQELDGENSGYVLARREGMPVAGLAQVPEGSLSMWGLCLYTPDVVSSHDAAVSAGATSALQPRSLGERGAMAMLLDPAGAAIGLKCPADEHALLVAGEPATPVWYELLVGDKWEETLEFYHELAGWDIRQASNDADFRYAVGEIEGAGLAGMWDTSAMAEATSLWTIYMGVADIDRAVEQIPELGGVVVRPPYESEFGRVATLQDPTGAILNLCEVAEYDPAVEDAHEPDLFAPEG, encoded by the coding sequence ATGCCTGCCATCATCGCCCACCCGGGCATGCCACTGTGGATCGACCTAGCGACCACCGACATCGCCGCAGCGAGGAAGTTCTACGGTGAACTGCTGGGCTGGGAATTCCAAGAACTCGATGGCGAAAACAGCGGCTACGTCCTTGCCCGCCGCGAAGGTATGCCCGTCGCTGGGCTGGCCCAGGTTCCCGAGGGCTCCCTATCGATGTGGGGCTTGTGCCTGTACACCCCTGACGTTGTTTCTTCTCATGACGCCGCGGTCTCCGCCGGTGCCACCAGTGCTTTGCAGCCACGTTCTCTCGGTGAGCGCGGTGCCATGGCGATGTTGTTGGATCCGGCTGGTGCCGCAATTGGCTTGAAGTGCCCAGCCGACGAGCATGCTTTGCTCGTAGCCGGCGAACCCGCTACTCCCGTGTGGTACGAGTTGCTCGTCGGGGATAAATGGGAGGAAACCCTCGAGTTCTATCACGAGCTTGCGGGATGGGATATTCGCCAGGCCAGCAATGATGCCGACTTCCGTTACGCCGTGGGCGAGATCGAAGGTGCGGGCTTAGCCGGCATGTGGGATACCTCTGCAATGGCCGAGGCGACGAGCCTGTGGACCATCTACATGGGTGTGGCCGATATCGACCGAGCTGTCGAGCAAATTCCCGAATTGGGTGGAGTAGTGGTGCGACCTCCTTATGAATCCGAGTTCGGTCGCGTTGCCACCCTGCAGGATCCTACCGGCGCGATCCTCAACCTCTGTGAGGTCGCCGAATACGATCCAGCCGTCGAGGATGCTCATGAGCCGGATCTCTTCGCACCAGAGGGTTAA